Proteins from a genomic interval of Nodularia sp. LEGE 06071:
- a CDS encoding thiol-disulfide oxidoreductase DCC family protein, protein MPLANQQVNYSDKVAAPTWKIKLLYDGECPLCVREVNFLQKRDAGRGLVAFVDIADDDYTPEEHGGVDFETAMGRIHAVLPDGTLIQNVEVFRRIYEILGMGWIYAITKLPILGAIADFIYGIWADWRLSLTGRPNLATIIAQRQQKVECNTEGRCQTD, encoded by the coding sequence ATGCCTTTAGCCAATCAACAAGTTAACTACTCCGATAAAGTTGCTGCACCTACATGGAAAATCAAGCTGCTGTATGACGGTGAATGCCCTTTGTGTGTGCGAGAAGTCAATTTTTTGCAAAAACGGGATGCTGGCAGAGGTTTGGTGGCGTTTGTGGACATTGCAGATGATGATTACACCCCTGAAGAACATGGTGGGGTTGACTTTGAAACGGCTATGGGGCGCATTCATGCAGTGTTACCAGATGGGACGCTGATTCAAAATGTTGAGGTTTTTCGTCGCATTTATGAAATCCTGGGAATGGGTTGGATTTATGCCATAACTAAGTTACCAATTTTAGGTGCGATCGCTGATTTTATCTATGGCATTTGGGCAGACTGGCGACTTTCCCTCACCGGAAGACCGAATTTAGCAACTATTATTGCTCAACGTCAGCAGAAGGTTGAGTGTAACACCGAGGGGCGTTGTCAAACTGATTAA
- a CDS encoding ribonuclease Z, with product MQITFLGTSSGVPTRSRNVSSIALRLPQRAELWLFDCGEGTQHQLLRSDLKMSQLSRIFITHLHGDHIFGLMGLLASCGLAGNVQRVDLYGPPGLNEYIQAATRYSHTHFSYPVKVHVVQPGIIYEDDEFTVSCSPLHHRITAFGYRIAEKDRPGRFDIEKAKALEIPPGRIYGQLKRGETVTLPDGRVINGTELCGPTEIGRKIAYCTDTIYSEGAVELAQDADVLIHEATFAHQDADLAFQRLHSTTTMAAQTALVAGAHRLIMTHFSPRYAPGNIIELKDLLHEARAIFPKTDMAYDFMAYGVPRRREAELTPISK from the coding sequence GTGCAGATAACATTTTTAGGGACGAGTTCTGGAGTACCCACGCGATCGCGCAATGTTTCCAGCATAGCGCTGAGATTACCCCAAAGAGCAGAACTGTGGTTATTCGACTGTGGCGAAGGTACTCAGCATCAACTATTGCGGAGTGACCTAAAAATGAGTCAACTATCCCGAATATTCATCACCCATCTGCACGGCGACCATATTTTTGGTTTAATGGGACTACTTGCTAGTTGTGGTTTAGCAGGTAACGTGCAAAGAGTTGATCTTTATGGACCACCGGGATTAAACGAATATATCCAAGCCGCCACACGTTACTCACACACACATTTTTCCTATCCGGTGAAAGTTCATGTTGTCCAACCCGGAATCATTTATGAAGATGATGAATTTACAGTTAGCTGTAGTCCTTTACATCACCGTATTACAGCATTTGGTTACCGTATAGCAGAAAAAGACCGACCAGGACGCTTTGATATAGAAAAAGCCAAAGCCTTGGAAATTCCCCCCGGTAGAATTTACGGTCAACTCAAGCGTGGTGAAACAGTCACACTTCCCGATGGACGCGTCATTAACGGCACTGAATTGTGTGGACCCACAGAAATTGGACGCAAAATAGCCTATTGTACAGATACAATTTATTCCGAGGGTGCAGTGGAATTAGCACAAGATGCCGATGTCTTGATTCATGAAGCGACCTTTGCCCATCAAGATGCCGATTTAGCTTTTCAGCGATTGCATTCCACAACCACAATGGCCGCGCAAACAGCCTTAGTAGCAGGGGCGCATCGGTTAATTATGACTCATTTCAGTCCCCGCTATGCGCCGGGAAACATTATAGAACTAAAAGATTTACTTCATGAAGCCAGAGCAATTTTTCCGAAAACAGATATGGCTTATGATTTCATGGCTTATGGTGTACCCAGGCGACGAGAAGCAGAATTAACTCCAATCAGCAAGTAA
- a CDS encoding RluA family pseudouridine synthase has translation MVSDSMVSYWYEGLCPASGDLLKLPRTVFVEAIARDLMQELATDAVYNREGKMYGVLLVELPTGERQVLKAFSGLLNAYSVIAGWVPPIPGREEVAVEEAHTLAELEAIKQELITLKELRERQQDEILSYEFEQQLQQMNNFHRNSKQERDTKRRQYYQELTGEALTTALAQLEEKSRQQGIERRQLKAKQNAVLQPLQQLIAAADKQIQELKQRRKALSRQLQAQMHAAYSLMNFLGQSASLQQLMPAGSIPTGTGDCCAPKLLHYAANNGFKPLAMAEFWWGESLESQDKVQGEFYGACVERCQPLMGFLLSGFKSPFPAPGRTTKSSLSSNFNDRGGLNLPDFSRDLENPSPNLSPARREALNFPPSLPGKGVRGLGFALAFPHNVTSQINLPIIYEDEWLIAVNKPPGLLSVPGRYRDTQDSVLSRWRYWFPDDTEIMTVHRLDQETSGILLLTRDRQVHRQLSQQFQQRQIHKIYEAILSGAVTVDQGVIELPLWGNPENRPYQQVNWQHGKPSLTKFRVIDREGNYPRVEFIPLTGRTHQLRVHAADQRGLGITILGDRLYGCNAVTSRLHLHARELRFEHPQLGKTLHLQAKTPF, from the coding sequence ATGGTCAGTGATTCAATGGTTAGTTATTGGTATGAAGGGCTTTGTCCTGCAAGTGGTGATTTATTGAAGTTACCCCGCACTGTTTTTGTTGAGGCGATCGCTCGTGATTTAATGCAAGAATTAGCCACTGATGCGGTTTATAATCGGGAGGGTAAGATGTATGGTGTTTTGCTGGTTGAACTTCCTACAGGTGAAAGGCAAGTTTTAAAAGCATTTTCTGGTCTTCTCAATGCTTACAGTGTAATTGCCGGTTGGGTTCCACCAATTCCGGGACGAGAGGAAGTAGCCGTAGAGGAAGCCCATACTTTAGCTGAACTAGAAGCTATCAAGCAGGAACTGATTACTCTCAAGGAACTCAGAGAACGACAACAGGATGAAATTCTCTCTTACGAGTTTGAGCAGCAGTTGCAACAGATGAATAATTTCCATCGCAACTCGAAGCAAGAACGTGACACCAAACGTCGGCAATATTACCAAGAACTCACCGGGGAAGCACTCACTACTGCATTGGCACAACTGGAAGAAAAAAGCCGTCAACAAGGAATTGAACGCCGGCAACTCAAAGCCAAACAAAATGCTGTGTTGCAACCTTTACAGCAATTGATTGCAGCCGCAGACAAGCAGATACAAGAACTAAAACAACGACGCAAAGCATTGTCCCGCCAATTGCAAGCGCAAATGCACGCGGCTTATTCCCTAATGAATTTTTTAGGGCAATCGGCATCTTTGCAACAATTGATGCCAGCAGGGTCTATACCTACGGGTACGGGAGATTGTTGTGCGCCGAAGCTACTACACTATGCGGCAAATAATGGATTTAAGCCTTTGGCAATGGCGGAGTTTTGGTGGGGAGAATCTTTAGAAAGTCAGGACAAAGTACAGGGAGAATTTTACGGCGCTTGTGTTGAGCGTTGTCAGCCGTTAATGGGGTTTTTGCTTTCGGGGTTCAAATCTCCTTTCCCAGCCCCAGGAAGGACAACTAAAAGCAGTTTAAGCAGCAATTTCAATGATAGAGGAGGGCTGAATTTACCTGACTTTTCACGGGATCTGGAAAACCCCTCTCCAAACCTCTCCCCTGCAAGGAGAGAGGCTTTAAATTTTCCCCCTTCCCTACCAGGGAAGGGGGTTAGGGGGTTAGGTTTCGCGTTAGCTTTTCCACATAACGTGACAAGTCAGATAAATTTACCGATTATTTATGAAGATGAATGGCTGATTGCTGTGAACAAACCCCCAGGGCTACTTTCGGTTCCTGGTCGTTATCGGGATACTCAAGATAGTGTTCTCAGTCGCTGGCGTTATTGGTTTCCAGATGATACGGAAATTATGACGGTGCATCGCCTGGATCAGGAAACTTCTGGTATTTTACTACTAACGCGCGATCGCCAAGTCCATCGGCAACTGAGCCAGCAATTTCAGCAACGGCAAATTCACAAAATTTATGAAGCTATCCTTTCCGGTGCTGTGACGGTTGATCAAGGTGTGATTGAATTACCACTGTGGGGAAATCCTGAAAATCGCCCCTATCAACAAGTGAATTGGCAACATGGTAAACCCAGTTTGACTAAATTTCGGGTGATAGATAGAGAAGGAAACTATCCGCGTGTCGAATTTATACCCCTCACAGGACGCACTCACCAATTGAGAGTTCATGCTGCTGATCAGCGAGGATTGGGGATTACTATTTTAGGCGATCGCCTTTATGGATGCAATGCTGTTACGAGTCGGTTACATCTACACGCCAGAGAACTGCGCTTTGAACATCCCCAGTTAGGCAAAACCCTGCATCTACAAGCCAAAACGCCATTTTAA